A genomic stretch from Lathyrus oleraceus cultivar Zhongwan6 chromosome 2, CAAS_Psat_ZW6_1.0, whole genome shotgun sequence includes:
- the LOC127119358 gene encoding uncharacterized protein LOC127119358 codes for MKGNELMPRKVQMLNQLQVELGGSNVPLDCRCRYSTISTQLEVILKEYYVMKLQFGLDRDVVLHHFAMAYVRNSSCLWIKHGSIFILSSNDDLLLRVRRMVRIAMPVGSDALMVGVVCKAVQLSSVICTWGL; via the exons ATGAAGGGGAACGAATTAATGCCAAG GAAAGTTCAGATGCTCAATCAACTTCAAGTCGAATTGGGAGGGTCGAACGTGCCTTTAGACTGTAGATGTCGTTATTCAACCATTTCAACTCAATTGGAGGTTATTTTGAAGGAGTATTATGTCATGAAGCTGCAATTTGGCTTGGACCGGGACGTTGTTCTGCATCATTTCGCAATGGCCTACGTCAGAAACTCCTCCTGCTTATG GATCAAACATGGGAGCATCTTCATTTTGAGCAGTAATGATGACCTCCTGTTACGGGTTCGGAGGATGGTACGCATTGCAATGCCCGTAGGGAGTGATGCGCTAATGGTTGGGGTTGTTTGTAAAGCAGTACAACTTAGTTCTGTTATATGTACTTGGGGTTTGTAG